A genomic window from Henningerozyma blattae CBS 6284 chromosome 3, complete genome includes:
- the NCS6 gene encoding Ncs6p (similar to Saccharomyces cerevisiae NCS6 (YGL211W); ancestral locus Anc_3.524), whose protein sequence is MSYTPPTDPTNKQPVKLSQLCEICHSRKAIIRRPKNLQKICKLCFYHVFETEIHNTIVSTKLFYPGETVAVGASGGKDSTVLAYIMKLLNERHHYGINIVLLSVDEGIVGYRDDSLATVKRNQKQYNLPLEIVSYKELYNWTMDEIVEIVGIRNSCTYCGVLRRQALDRGANKLGIKHVVTGHNADDMAETVLMNILRGDVARLEKSTAILTESNGSPIKRSKPFKYMYQKEIVLYAHYKKLDYFSTECTYAPEAFRGTAREYMKNLEAIRPSCIIDIIHSGENLVLKPKQAKKKTTVKKSTANKNKIQNENTEDNKQVFVDGNRCERCGYLSSNKICKACILLEGLEMNRPKVNVSNAHEDSEDGAAKNLRTLERLHF, encoded by the coding sequence ATGTCTTATACTCCACCAACTGATCCAACCAATAAGCAGCCAGTGAAGTTATCACAATTATGTGAAATATGTCATTCACGTAAGGCTATTATTAGAAGACCCAAAAATTTGCAAAAAATTTGCAAATTATGTTTTTATCATGTTTTTGAAACTGAAATACACAATACTATAGTATCTacgaaattattttatccTGGTGAAACTGTTGCTGTGGGAGCGTCAGGTGGTAAGGATTCCACTGTATTAGCTTATATAATGAAACTACTGAATGAAAGACATCATTATGGCATTAATATTGTGTTATTGAGTGTTGATGAAGGTATCGTTGGTTATAGAGATGATTCATTGGCTACTGTGAAAAGAAATcaaaaacaatataatttacCATTAGAAATTGTGTcttataaagaattatataattgGACAATGGATGAAATTGTGGAAATCGTTGGGATTAGAAATAGTTGCACATATTGTGGGGTTCTTAGAAGACAGGCATTAGACCGTGGTGCAAATAAGCTAGGGATAAAACATGTTGTAACTGGGCATAATGCAGATGATATGGCAGAGACAgtattaatgaatatattacGTGGTGATGTAGCACGTCTTGAGAAATCTACAGCTATTTTAACTGAGAGTAATGGTTCGCCCATCAAACGTTCTAAaccatttaaatatatgtatCAAAAGGAAATTGTACTGTATGCACATTATAAGAAATTGGATTATTTTTCTACGGAATGCACATATGCACCAGAGGCTTTTAGAGGTACCGCTAGAgaatatatgaaaaatctTGAAGCTATTAGACCAAGTTGCATTATCGATATTATCCATAGTGGGGAAAATCTAGTATTAAAACCTAAACAAGCAAAGAAGAAAACTACAGTAAAGAAAAGTAcagcaaataaaaataaaattcaaaatgaaaatactGAAGACAATAAGCAAGTATTTGTCGATGGGAATAGGTGTGAAAGATGTGGTTACTTATCTAGTAATAAGATATGTAAAGCATGTATTTTACTAGAAGGTTTAGAGATGAACAGGCCCAAAGTTAACGTATCCAATGCTCATGAAGATTCAGAAGATGGGGCTGCTAAAAATCTGAGAACATTAGAACGTCTACATTTCTAA
- the CLG1 gene encoding Clg1p (similar to Saccharomyces cerevisiae CLG1 (YGL215W); ancestral locus Anc_3.527), with translation MTAVSASFDSMLYNIRAHNIINNYPANTALPTTTTTITNITSAPTSTTCSSTFPQRMLPPPPGMINHTNTNPTTNTNTNAAVASAPLLAPVNQMQMQLQMQMQMNLQLQSQLQMNMQLQLPNPYYNSATNNQPQQQPFVAPQINAPPQQINMAQPPPAPQQQTVFQEEQINGGVSQVLDYNLQYMSEYVVNYTNIIFNPSYSMDKNQLDDNNMPTTTIDLFIKGVSSVLNATRLPSVTIFLALDYLSKYITKLPNGIASIGGNSVNVIYQNTMISFILANKFNDDKTFTNKSWSDATGIKLKFINEYEKNWLKIFDWKLYDDKFISYNDYVNAFEYFCKKYQPQNTNSLLNTPLHSSSIPISIPLPNSTSPTSLSSSTSSFYNNSFDQSVYSITPSTSYNNMMMNNSNNSSNTKNYNNYSKYLPSKGFETPSNINSNIYPSPSYANNFYYNPNNNTTTTISSNTNNISKPNALNIASICTPISQFSPSDVSFNSFLPQTSQIVQQSNTCSIPQLMQPPQIIHQPHQMNLNSLPYWNLDQQPHQNYNTTASTTNNNNIRIEKLRYPPFENYSTVY, from the coding sequence atgaCTGCTGTTAGTGCTTCTTTTGATTCTATGTTGTATAATATTAGAGCTcataatatcatcaataattaCCCAGCAAATACTGCTCTTCCAACCACCACCACTACGATTACAAACATCACATCTGCTCCTACTTCCACCACCTGTTCATCTACATTCCCTCAAAGAATGCTTCCTCCTCCACCTGGGATGATAAACCATACTAATACAAATCCTACtactaatacaaatacaaacgCAGCTGTTGCTTCTGCTCCATTATTGGCACCTGTAAatcaaatgcaaatgcaacttcaaatgcaaatgcaaatgaatttacaattacaatCCCAATTACAAATGAACATGCAGTTACAACTACCAAATCCATATTATAATTCTGCTACTAATAATCAACCTCAACAACAACCATTTGTTGCACCACAGATTAACGCACCACCTCAACAAATTAATATGGCACAACCACCACCTGCTCCTCAACAACAGACTGTTTTCCAGGAAGAACAGATTAACGGTGGGGTAAGTCAGGTGTTGGATTATAATTTGCAGTACATGTCGGAGTATGTTGTTAATTACAccaatatcatttttaatccTTCTTATTCAATGGATAAGAATCaattagatgataataacaTGCCAACCACCACAATTGatttattcattaaagGTGTCTCTTCTGTTTTGAATGCTACAAGATTACCTTCAGTAACTATATTTTTGGCATTAgattatttatcaaaatatattactaAATTACCAAATGGTATTGCTTCTATTGGCGGTAATTCTGTTAAtgtaatttatcaaaatacaATGATATCATTTATACTAGCAaacaaatttaatgatgataaaacTTTTACAAATAAATCTTGGTCAGATGCTACTGGTATTAAATTGAagtttattaatgaatatgaaaaaaattggttAAAGATTTTTGATTGGAAATTGTATGATGATAAATTCATTTCTTATAATGATTATGTTAATgcttttgaatatttttgcaaaaaatatcaaccacaaaatactaattcattattgaaCACTCCACTTCATTCCTCTTCAATTCCAATTTCTATTCCATTACCAAATTCAACTTCACCAACTTCACTATCTTCTTCAACTTCATCTTTCTATAACAATTCCTTTGATCAATCAGTTTATTCAATTACTCCTTCTACttcatataataatatgatgatgaataatagtaataatagttcTAATACAAAGAATTACAacaattattcaaaatatttacctTCAAAAGGTTTTGAAACTCCAAGTAATATTAACTCAAATATTTACCCATCTCCTTCTTatgctaataatttttattataatccAAATAACAATACAACTACTACCATATCAagtaatacaaataatatttcaaaaccAAATGCTTTGAATATTGCTTCTATTTGTACTCCAATTTCACAATTTAGTCCTTCTGATGTGTCTTTTAATTCCTTCCTCCCACAAACTTCTCAAATTGTTCAACAATCAAATACTTGTTCGATTCCACAATTGATGCAACCTCCACAGATTATTCATCAACCTCatcaaatgaatttaaattctttgcCATATTGGAATCTTGACCAACAGCCTCACCAAAACTATAACACAACTGCTTctactactaataataataatattagaattgaaaaattaagatatccaccttttgaaaattattcaacTGTCTATTAA